The following coding sequences lie in one Alloacidobacterium dinghuense genomic window:
- a CDS encoding DsbA family protein, with the protein MHFFSRYAFRFLTALTVGVAALVALPAMGQFSNPSAGPGTPVHNAKALRPPAGARVAIYEFEDLECPDCARANPLLKDAAAKYNIPWVRHDFPLPFHTWSFDAAVAARWFDTKSKKLGDDFRDAVFANQVSITSQDQLRAFAQKFADDHKLAFPFVVDPQGKLAAEVKADYDLGQSIGIQHTPTIWIVTNKTSGTPFVEVVDRTRLYELIDEAMAETKAAPAAAHHASGR; encoded by the coding sequence ATGCATTTTTTCTCACGCTATGCCTTCAGGTTCTTGACGGCATTGACAGTTGGGGTTGCTGCTTTGGTTGCTTTGCCCGCGATGGGGCAGTTTTCAAATCCCAGTGCTGGCCCGGGTACGCCGGTGCATAACGCCAAGGCTCTGCGTCCACCTGCCGGGGCGCGCGTTGCCATCTATGAGTTTGAAGATCTGGAGTGTCCGGATTGCGCACGGGCGAATCCGCTGCTGAAGGACGCTGCGGCCAAATACAACATTCCCTGGGTGCGGCATGATTTTCCTTTGCCGTTTCACACCTGGAGCTTTGATGCGGCGGTAGCGGCGCGGTGGTTCGATACGAAATCGAAGAAGCTGGGCGATGACTTCCGCGATGCGGTGTTTGCGAACCAGGTAAGCATTACCTCGCAGGATCAGCTGCGCGCCTTTGCGCAGAAGTTTGCTGACGATCACAAGCTGGCGTTTCCTTTTGTCGTCGATCCGCAGGGAAAGCTGGCGGCTGAGGTGAAGGCGGATTACGACCTTGGGCAGAGCATCGGGATTCAGCACACGCCGACGATCTGGATCGTTACGAACAAGACGAGCGGCACACCATTTGTAGAGGTTGTGGACCGGACGCGGTTGTATGAGTTGATCGATGAGGCGATGGCGGAGACGAAGGCTGCGCCTGCCGCCGCGCACCATGCGAGCGGGAGATAG
- a CDS encoding histidine triad nucleotide-binding protein, with the protein MDCIFCKIIAGQIPSKKIYEDDLTYAFMDIDPKAPVHLLIVPRKHIASLAEADASDTALLGHMHAVAKKIGAEHNLSAGYRTVINTGPDGGQTVSHLHMHLLGGRQMHWPPG; encoded by the coding sequence ATGGACTGCATCTTCTGCAAAATCATCGCCGGACAGATTCCCTCAAAGAAGATCTACGAAGATGATCTCACCTATGCCTTCATGGACATCGATCCGAAAGCGCCTGTGCACTTGCTGATCGTGCCCAGGAAGCACATCGCGTCGCTTGCAGAAGCCGACGCGAGTGATACAGCCTTGCTCGGCCACATGCATGCAGTCGCAAAAAAAATCGGCGCCGAACATAACCTCAGCGCCGGCTATCGAACTGTCATCAATACTGGTCCCGATGGAGGCCAGACCGTTTCCCATCTTCACATGCATCTGCTTGGCGGACGCCAGATGCACTGGCCTCCCGGCTAG
- a CDS encoding FmdB family zinc ribbon protein, with the protein MPLYEYRCKACGHQFEKIQSFSAPEEKVCPVCGGEVERLISAPAVQFKGSGWYVTDYAAKSASKSPAPSTADGNGSKAESKPAASSESSSSDSKPASKSTTKSE; encoded by the coding sequence GTGCCGTTGTATGAATATCGGTGTAAGGCCTGCGGGCATCAATTTGAAAAGATTCAAAGCTTCAGCGCTCCGGAAGAGAAGGTGTGTCCGGTGTGCGGCGGCGAGGTGGAGCGGCTGATCTCTGCGCCGGCTGTGCAGTTCAAGGGGTCAGGATGGTATGTGACCGACTACGCGGCGAAGAGCGCGAGTAAATCTCCTGCGCCGAGCACTGCCGATGGCAATGGCAGCAAGGCTGAAAGCAAGCCGGCTGCTTCGAGTGAGAGCAGTTCTTCAGATTCTAAGCCCGCGTCCAAATCGACGACGAAGAGCGAGTAG
- a CDS encoding beta-galactosidase, whose protein sequence is MIDICGASEDNYMSDSKTLRAATILTTLFATTALAQTTKPQPYNAVPWENVLYGVAYYNEYMPADLQPGRLDKDVALMKQAGISVVRMGESTWSLWEPEDGRFEYAWMDRVVDAMTKAGIKVIMGTPTYSIPTWLYHEHPEVLAEQLGGAKPFYGMRQNMDTDSPVYRFYSERLIRNLVEHYKNNPNVIGWQIDNETSSYGAANRDVFIGFVNHLKQKFGTTDNLNKAWFLNYWGEDVNSWEDMPTRDSASSTSYKLEWSRWSQMRVTNFLDWQAKLVRENRGPHQFVTTDFGGGMKSEVNEFEVAKALDIPAMNNYHGMQDHMDGESEAEAGDYTRSLKHSNYLITETNAQTTDWTSAYQYPPYDGQLRLDVYTHLSSGANMVEYWHWASIHAGQETYWKGVLSHDLEPNRAYAEVSKTAHELQKIGPHLVDLNIKNKVAILWSVDSLNAISFMPFTSNGPQWAFAPPIVGYGNLVHQMHRALYDLNIGTDFVFPENPDFSQYKVLIVPALYISDDALLQKISDFVKNGGHVLMTFKSGFANENSAVRWVRAPGPLREAAGFSYQEFSNLEKPLALKDDPYHVGADQSKVSYWAEFLMPEHAKALAYYDHPFFGKWPAITENNYGNGTLTYEGTYLSDTLQKAVVEQVLKEANLTGPDQQLPAPVHVKHGVNREGKQLHYYLNYSSNEQTFTYPYKAGTELLTGNAITSSGKITLQPWDVAIVEEK, encoded by the coding sequence GTGATAGATATTTGTGGAGCTTCCGAGGACAACTATATGTCTGATTCAAAAACGCTAAGGGCCGCAACCATCCTCACCACCCTCTTCGCCACCACCGCCCTGGCCCAGACCACCAAACCCCAGCCCTACAACGCCGTCCCTTGGGAAAACGTTCTCTACGGCGTTGCCTACTATAACGAATACATGCCCGCAGACCTGCAACCGGGCCGCCTCGACAAAGACGTCGCCCTCATGAAGCAAGCCGGCATCTCCGTCGTCCGCATGGGCGAATCCACATGGAGCCTCTGGGAACCCGAAGACGGCCGCTTCGAATACGCCTGGATGGACCGCGTCGTCGACGCCATGACCAAAGCCGGGATCAAGGTCATCATGGGCACGCCCACCTACTCCATCCCTACCTGGCTCTACCATGAGCACCCCGAGGTCCTCGCCGAACAACTCGGCGGCGCCAAGCCTTTCTACGGCATGCGCCAGAACATGGACACCGACAGCCCTGTCTACCGCTTCTACTCTGAGCGCCTCATCCGCAACCTCGTCGAGCACTACAAGAACAACCCCAACGTCATCGGCTGGCAGATCGACAACGAAACCTCATCCTACGGTGCCGCTAACCGCGACGTCTTCATCGGCTTCGTCAACCACCTCAAGCAAAAGTTCGGAACCACTGACAACCTCAACAAAGCCTGGTTCCTCAACTACTGGGGCGAGGACGTCAACTCCTGGGAAGACATGCCCACCCGCGACAGCGCCTCCAGCACCAGCTACAAGCTCGAATGGTCCCGCTGGTCACAGATGCGCGTCACCAACTTCCTCGACTGGCAGGCAAAGCTCGTTCGCGAGAACCGCGGCCCGCACCAGTTCGTCACCACCGACTTCGGCGGCGGCATGAAAAGCGAGGTCAACGAGTTCGAAGTCGCCAAAGCCCTCGACATCCCTGCCATGAACAACTACCACGGCATGCAGGACCACATGGACGGCGAGTCCGAAGCCGAAGCAGGCGACTACACCCGCTCCCTAAAGCACAGCAATTACCTCATCACCGAAACCAACGCGCAGACCACCGACTGGACCTCCGCCTACCAGTACCCGCCCTACGACGGCCAGCTCCGCCTCGACGTCTACACCCACCTCTCCAGTGGCGCCAATATGGTCGAGTACTGGCACTGGGCCTCCATTCACGCCGGTCAGGAGACCTACTGGAAAGGCGTCCTCTCCCACGACCTCGAACCAAACCGCGCCTACGCTGAAGTCTCAAAGACCGCGCACGAACTCCAGAAGATCGGTCCGCACCTCGTCGACCTCAACATCAAGAACAAGGTCGCCATCCTCTGGAGCGTCGATTCGCTCAACGCCATCAGTTTCATGCCCTTCACCAGCAATGGCCCGCAGTGGGCCTTCGCGCCGCCCATCGTCGGATACGGCAACCTCGTCCACCAGATGCATCGCGCCCTCTACGATCTCAACATCGGCACCGACTTCGTCTTCCCCGAGAACCCCGACTTCTCGCAATACAAAGTCCTCATCGTCCCCGCGCTCTACATCTCCGACGACGCGCTGTTACAAAAAATCTCTGACTTCGTTAAAAACGGCGGCCACGTCCTTATGACCTTCAAGAGCGGATTCGCCAACGAGAACTCAGCCGTCCGCTGGGTCCGCGCCCCCGGCCCCCTGCGGGAGGCCGCCGGCTTCAGCTATCAGGAATTCTCCAACCTGGAAAAACCATTAGCCCTCAAAGACGACCCGTATCACGTAGGTGCCGACCAGAGCAAAGTCAGCTACTGGGCCGAATTCCTCATGCCCGAACACGCCAAAGCATTGGCCTACTATGACCACCCATTTTTCGGAAAGTGGCCCGCCATCACCGAAAACAACTACGGCAATGGCACGCTGACCTACGAAGGAACCTACTTATCCGACACCCTGCAAAAAGCCGTCGTCGAACAAGTCTTAAAAGAAGCGAACCTGACCGGTCCCGACCAGCAACTCCCCGCGCCAGTCCACGTAAAACACGGAGTCAATCGCGAAGGCAAACAACTCCACTACTACCTCAACTACTCAAGCAACGAGCAGACCTTCACCTACCCCTATAAAGCAGGAACCGAACTGCTCACAGGCAACGCGATCACTTCATCCGGTAAGATCACGTTGCAACCGTGGGATGTTGCCATCGTTGAGGAGAAGTGA
- a CDS encoding REP-associated tyrosine transposase has product MPRNLVRYHQSGDLHFITFSCYGRRPYLNTAEARDRFEKSLEAMRLRYDFWITGYVVMPEHVHLLVGEPSDILLNKALQALKLSVVAKRRERPFWQARYYDFNVYTEKKHVEKLRYMHRNPVKRGLASKPWDWPWSSFRHYLTGHIGTVEIESEWTATRRERATPESHVSKARRGAPMVSQEQ; this is encoded by the coding sequence ATGCCACGAAACCTGGTCCGGTACCACCAATCAGGCGACCTGCATTTCATCACCTTCAGTTGTTACGGAAGAAGGCCCTATCTCAATACCGCAGAGGCTCGTGATCGTTTCGAGAAATCACTAGAGGCGATGCGACTCCGCTACGACTTCTGGATAACCGGATACGTGGTGATGCCGGAACACGTACACCTTCTCGTCGGCGAGCCTTCAGATATCTTGCTGAACAAGGCCCTGCAGGCACTAAAGCTGTCGGTTGTCGCAAAGCGAAGGGAACGGCCGTTCTGGCAGGCACGATATTACGACTTCAATGTTTACACGGAGAAAAAGCACGTCGAAAAACTCCGGTACATGCATCGCAACCCAGTAAAGCGAGGACTGGCAAGCAAGCCGTGGGATTGGCCGTGGTCCAGCTTCCGGCATTACCTAACCGGACATATAGGCACTGTCGAAATCGAGTCCGAATGGACGGCAACACGCCGAGAACGTGCCACGCCGGAATCCCACGTCTCAAAAGCGAGACGTGGGGCACCCATGGTTTCCCAAGAACAGTGA
- a CDS encoding DNA-formamidopyrimidine glycosylase, with protein MPELPEVETVANGVNQRVRGEVIESVWLGSKPEPFKTDPVEMAEALAGRRIERVYRVGKHIVFDLSGENSKAEPQWIVHLGMTGRLLVSTAEVAVPAHTHAVLRLASGREVRFVDARRFGRLAIHWRASGDGFQGSGREPLTISIEEFAALFRGRKTSIKAALLNQKLLHGVGNIYADESLFRAGIRPTRIAGRLNKDRLERLRAALQEVLKHAIELGGSSVSDYVDADGVKGFFQLEHRVYLRGGEPCLKCGTPIRRMVLGGRGTHYCPACQK; from the coding sequence ATGCCGGAACTTCCTGAAGTTGAGACGGTTGCCAATGGGGTCAACCAGCGGGTGCGAGGCGAGGTGATTGAGTCGGTGTGGCTGGGTTCGAAACCGGAGCCGTTCAAGACTGATCCTGTGGAGATGGCGGAGGCGCTGGCCGGGCGGCGGATCGAGCGCGTGTATCGCGTCGGCAAGCATATTGTCTTCGATCTTTCCGGCGAGAATAGCAAGGCGGAACCGCAATGGATTGTTCATCTTGGGATGACTGGGCGGTTGCTGGTCTCCACCGCCGAGGTGGCGGTTCCGGCGCATACACACGCCGTTTTGAGGCTCGCTTCGGGGCGTGAGGTGAGGTTTGTCGATGCACGGCGGTTTGGGCGGCTGGCGATTCACTGGCGGGCGTCAGGCGATGGCTTTCAGGGATCAGGGCGCGAGCCGTTAACGATTTCGATTGAGGAATTTGCGGCGCTTTTTCGGGGACGGAAGACATCGATTAAGGCCGCATTGCTCAATCAGAAGCTGTTGCATGGGGTGGGCAATATTTATGCCGACGAGAGCCTGTTTCGGGCGGGGATCCGGCCGACGCGGATAGCTGGGCGGCTGAATAAGGACCGGCTGGAGCGGTTGCGCGCGGCGCTGCAGGAGGTTTTAAAGCACGCGATTGAGCTGGGCGGGTCGTCCGTGTCAGATTATGTGGATGCGGATGGGGTGAAGGGATTTTTCCAGCTGGAGCACCGGGTCTATTTGCGGGGTGGGGAACCATGTCTGAAGTGCGGCACGCCGATTCGCAGGATGGTTCTGGGGGGACGCGGAACGCATTATTGCCCAGCCTGCCAGAAGTAG
- a CDS encoding PIG-L deacetylase family protein has product MLATATATAIALGAPQAEAQSNQPKLKIVVCGGHPGDPEYGCGGTVARLTSLGHEVVLLYLNNGGWPPTSPTERIAEAKKACEILKARPLYADQENGHAIVDNAHYESYAKLLNAEKPDLVFTQWPIDNHRDHRALTMLTYDAWKNSNQSFALYYYEVSNGEDTLQFSPTHYIDITDQEAMKRAACYAHASQTPDRYYKLQDDVAAFRGIEGGYKRAEAFILQLRSPNDPLRLLMRP; this is encoded by the coding sequence ATGCTGGCAACCGCAACAGCCACCGCCATCGCTCTTGGAGCACCGCAGGCGGAGGCACAGAGCAATCAACCCAAACTGAAAATCGTGGTTTGCGGCGGCCATCCCGGAGATCCCGAATACGGATGCGGCGGTACAGTAGCCCGCCTGACAAGCCTTGGCCATGAAGTTGTCTTGCTTTACCTGAACAACGGTGGCTGGCCACCAACATCACCAACCGAGAGAATCGCTGAAGCAAAGAAGGCCTGCGAAATCCTCAAAGCGCGTCCTCTATATGCAGATCAGGAAAATGGCCACGCCATCGTCGACAACGCCCACTACGAGTCCTACGCAAAGCTGCTCAACGCCGAAAAGCCGGACCTCGTCTTCACCCAGTGGCCCATCGACAATCACCGCGATCACCGCGCCCTCACCATGCTCACCTACGACGCATGGAAGAATTCGAACCAGAGTTTCGCGCTCTACTATTACGAGGTCTCAAACGGAGAAGACACGCTGCAGTTTTCCCCAACGCATTACATCGACATCACCGACCAGGAAGCGATGAAGCGCGCCGCCTGCTACGCGCACGCCAGCCAGACTCCCGACCGCTACTACAAATTGCAGGATGACGTAGCCGCCTTTCGCGGCATCGAAGGTGGCTACAAAAGAGCCGAGGCTTTTATTCTGCAGCTGAGAAGTCCAAACGATCCCCTGCGACTGCTCATGCGGCCCTGA
- a CDS encoding FAD-binding oxidoreductase, translating to MPRNSQPKFQSPKFESWGRYPKLEADLVPLSWTTDFPLTQPPATKILPVGAGRSYGDVCLLGHGTLLQARGLDRFQHFDPQTGILRCEAGVTLAEILDFAVPRGFFLPVTPGTKYVTVGGAIANDIHGKNHHIAGTFGCHVLRFELVRSDGARFECSPSENSDWFSATVGGMGLTGLIAWAEIRLRPIVSRRIQYKGTKFVGIDEFVAISKANTHSEYTVAWMDSVATGNNFARGIFMQGDHNPQPEPLTRSKEPWLTLPLDLPEFALNHLSIGLFNTLYYNKQFSKEKTALVDYEPFFYPLDSILHWNRMYGKSGLLQFQCVLPWEENQQFGIINMMKAITASGLASFLTVIKVFGDAPSPGMLSFPMPGITLALDFPIRAELSFDLVDRLARITQEHGGRMYPAKDARMTADRFQSFYPQWQEFARYVDPAFDSAFWQRVTARG from the coding sequence ATGCCACGTAACTCGCAGCCGAAGTTTCAGTCCCCGAAGTTCGAATCATGGGGGCGTTACCCAAAACTGGAAGCCGATCTGGTTCCACTGAGTTGGACCACGGATTTCCCGCTCACGCAGCCTCCGGCAACAAAGATCCTGCCCGTTGGCGCAGGGCGCAGCTACGGCGACGTCTGCCTTCTCGGGCACGGAACGCTGCTTCAGGCGCGCGGCCTCGACCGCTTCCAGCACTTCGATCCTCAAACCGGCATCCTCAGATGCGAAGCCGGAGTTACACTCGCCGAAATTCTCGACTTCGCCGTGCCGCGCGGCTTCTTTCTCCCCGTCACGCCCGGAACGAAATATGTGACCGTAGGCGGAGCAATTGCCAACGACATTCACGGCAAGAACCACCACATCGCCGGAACCTTCGGTTGTCACGTGCTGCGCTTCGAGCTGGTCCGCTCCGATGGCGCCCGCTTCGAGTGCAGCCCGTCCGAAAACTCCGATTGGTTTTCAGCAACCGTCGGCGGCATGGGACTCACCGGACTGATCGCGTGGGCCGAGATCCGCCTGCGCCCCATCGTGTCCCGCAGGATTCAATACAAGGGAACCAAGTTCGTCGGCATCGACGAATTTGTGGCGATTTCAAAAGCAAACACGCATTCCGAATACACCGTCGCATGGATGGACTCTGTCGCCACCGGCAACAACTTCGCCCGCGGCATCTTCATGCAGGGCGATCACAATCCGCAGCCCGAGCCGCTCACGCGCAGCAAAGAGCCGTGGCTCACGCTACCGCTCGACCTGCCGGAGTTCGCCCTGAACCATCTCTCCATCGGCCTCTTCAACACCCTTTACTACAACAAGCAATTCAGCAAGGAAAAGACGGCACTCGTCGACTACGAGCCATTCTTCTATCCGCTCGACAGCATCCTCCACTGGAACCGCATGTACGGCAAAAGCGGCCTGCTGCAATTCCAGTGCGTGCTTCCCTGGGAAGAGAATCAGCAGTTCGGCATCATTAACATGATGAAGGCGATCACCGCGTCGGGACTCGCTTCGTTCCTCACCGTCATCAAAGTCTTTGGCGATGCGCCATCCCCCGGCATGCTCTCTTTTCCTATGCCCGGAATCACGCTCGCGCTCGACTTCCCCATTCGCGCCGAACTCAGCTTCGATCTCGTCGACCGTCTCGCGCGCATTACGCAGGAGCATGGAGGCCGCATGTACCCGGCCAAGGACGCGCGCATGACCGCCGACCGCTTCCAATCCTTCTACCCGCAGTGGCAGGAATTCGCGCGCTATGTCGACCCGGCATTCGACTCTGCGTTTTGGCAGAGGGTCACAGCCCGTGGCTAG
- a CDS encoding response regulator has product MTTEQNQPQAQAPQGSAPQGQPQGHRRRRRRRKGAKGQPNAPQANGQANQNQQQQGQKPKYSNQNRQYQKNGSSNGQGGGRRKNKQRRQQVFVGPMDHSYRVANGNVADGPPSTIEYRNGNGNPNGYHPAEAVAEAPAPVREDAPTRIFCFIDDLFFLAKIQETARKLGVKVGFVKADKEVVSKLTSAKDDERPSLIVFDLNNANAKPLTLIPKLKAKLKRGTSIIGFLSHLQGDLKVKALEAGCDMVMPRSAFSQNLPNLLRRHGLDEELEAAEA; this is encoded by the coding sequence ATGACAACAGAGCAGAACCAGCCCCAGGCACAAGCGCCTCAGGGGTCCGCGCCGCAAGGCCAGCCCCAGGGGCATCGCCGCAGACGTCGCAGACGGAAGGGCGCGAAAGGCCAGCCGAACGCTCCCCAGGCGAATGGCCAAGCCAACCAGAACCAGCAGCAACAGGGACAAAAACCGAAGTATTCCAACCAAAACCGGCAATACCAGAAGAACGGGAGTAGCAACGGTCAGGGTGGAGGGCGCCGCAAAAATAAGCAGAGGCGGCAGCAGGTTTTCGTCGGCCCGATGGACCATAGCTACCGCGTGGCGAATGGCAATGTAGCGGACGGGCCTCCTTCGACGATCGAATACCGAAACGGGAACGGCAATCCGAACGGCTATCATCCGGCAGAAGCTGTCGCGGAAGCGCCAGCCCCGGTGCGCGAAGATGCGCCGACGCGGATCTTCTGCTTCATTGACGATCTATTCTTCCTGGCTAAGATTCAGGAAACTGCTCGCAAGCTGGGCGTGAAGGTTGGCTTTGTGAAGGCGGACAAGGAAGTTGTCAGTAAGCTGACCAGCGCGAAAGATGATGAGCGGCCATCGCTGATCGTTTTCGATCTCAACAATGCAAATGCGAAGCCGCTTACGCTCATTCCGAAACTCAAGGCGAAGCTGAAACGGGGAACTTCGATCATTGGATTTCTCTCGCATCTGCAGGGCGATCTGAAGGTGAAGGCGCTGGAAGCGGGATGCGACATGGTTATGCCGCGCTCTGCATTCTCGCAGAACCTGCCGAACCTGCTGCGGCGTCATGGTCTAGATGAGGAACTCGAAGCAGCTGAAGCCTGA
- a CDS encoding SDR family oxidoreductase, whose protein sequence is MASKRQQLPSRVLVLGATSAIANGVMRPLAEQGARFYLVARSPEKLKAVASDLETRGASAIFTCVMDLDDTASHEAMLAEAAEKLDTIDLALLAHGVLGDQERAQTDYATAEAILRTNFLSAVSLITWLANYFEATHQGTLAVISSVAGDRGRKSNYVYGTSKGALNIFLDGVRNRIDRSGVHVLTIKPGFVSTPMTAHLPQTGLFAHPAAVGRWILKAIEKRKDVAYVPPIWAVIMLIIRSIPNSIFKKLNL, encoded by the coding sequence GTGGCTAGCAAGCGTCAGCAGCTTCCTTCTCGCGTTCTCGTTCTCGGCGCCACCTCGGCCATCGCCAACGGCGTCATGCGCCCGCTCGCGGAACAAGGCGCCCGTTTCTATCTGGTAGCACGCAGTCCCGAGAAACTGAAGGCGGTAGCCAGCGACCTGGAGACCCGCGGCGCATCCGCTATCTTCACTTGCGTCATGGACCTCGACGACACCGCATCTCATGAGGCAATGCTCGCGGAAGCCGCTGAAAAGCTCGATACAATCGACCTCGCGCTCCTCGCTCACGGTGTGCTCGGCGATCAGGAGCGAGCGCAGACCGATTACGCAACAGCGGAAGCCATTCTGCGAACAAACTTCCTCTCCGCTGTCTCGCTGATCACCTGGCTCGCAAATTACTTCGAAGCAACGCACCAGGGAACGCTCGCCGTCATCTCCTCCGTCGCAGGAGACCGAGGACGCAAAAGCAACTACGTCTACGGCACATCCAAAGGCGCGCTGAACATCTTCCTCGACGGCGTGCGCAACCGCATCGACCGCAGCGGCGTGCACGTGCTGACTATCAAGCCCGGATTCGTCTCCACACCAATGACCGCGCACCTGCCGCAAACTGGGCTCTTCGCACATCCCGCAGCCGTAGGCCGATGGATCCTGAAAGCCATCGAGAAACGCAAAGACGTAGCCTATGTGCCGCCGATATGGGCAGTGATCATGCTAATCATCCGCTCCATCCCCAACTCGATCTTCAAGAAGTTAAATCTCTAG
- a CDS encoding substrate-binding domain-containing protein has product MRKAQTMLLPFMAIALLAVTGCQRHSHDETYYLISNNLKLTYWQTAVEGFNKAAAEYHVQAKVVGPDTYDPQAELTELQHAIAAKPAGILISVADATLFQSEINAGIDAGIPIITMDSDAPHSHRLFFIGTNNLQAGRLGGQRVVNKLPNGKGNVVFFSMPGQPNLDDRFKGYQEVFADHPGIKTVEVVDIKGQSTAAFDRAQQFMTQTGDKKIDAFICLEASAGKEVAAVLKNDNSNRLLVAMDVDPDTLNLIKSGVIDATIAQKPYTMGYIGLKALDQVFHDGLKTFSSDYSVDTFSPFPVFIDTGTAVVDKVNVDLFSNSAAAAQK; this is encoded by the coding sequence ATGCGTAAAGCACAAACAATGCTCCTGCCGTTTATGGCCATCGCACTGCTAGCTGTTACAGGGTGCCAGCGTCATTCCCATGACGAGACCTACTACCTCATCTCGAACAATCTGAAGCTCACTTACTGGCAGACGGCAGTAGAGGGATTTAACAAGGCGGCCGCTGAGTACCATGTGCAGGCGAAGGTCGTGGGTCCTGATACGTATGACCCGCAGGCTGAACTGACCGAGTTGCAGCACGCCATTGCGGCAAAGCCTGCAGGGATCCTCATTTCAGTTGCGGATGCAACGCTATTCCAATCGGAAATCAACGCAGGAATTGACGCGGGGATTCCGATTATCACGATGGACTCGGATGCTCCGCACAGCCATCGGCTGTTTTTTATCGGGACGAACAATCTGCAAGCGGGACGATTGGGCGGACAACGAGTGGTGAATAAGCTGCCGAACGGCAAGGGCAACGTCGTGTTTTTCTCGATGCCGGGTCAGCCGAATCTGGATGACCGCTTCAAGGGGTACCAGGAGGTTTTCGCTGACCACCCGGGAATCAAGACGGTGGAGGTGGTTGACATCAAGGGGCAATCCACAGCCGCATTTGATAGAGCACAGCAATTCATGACGCAGACAGGCGACAAGAAGATCGATGCCTTCATTTGTCTTGAGGCCTCGGCGGGCAAAGAAGTGGCCGCGGTGCTGAAGAACGACAATTCGAATCGTCTGCTGGTGGCGATGGATGTCGACCCGGATACGCTGAATCTGATCAAGAGCGGGGTGATCGATGCGACGATTGCACAAAAGCCTTACACGATGGGGTACATCGGATTGAAGGCGCTGGATCAGGTCTTTCATGATGGGCTGAAGACGTTCAGCAGCGACTACAGTGTGGATACGTTCTCGCCGTTCCCGGTCTTCATCGATACAGGAACAGCGGTCGTAGACAAGGTGAATGTGGATCTGTTCAGCAATTCAGCGGCTGCGGCGCAAAAGTAG